A genomic window from Nomascus leucogenys isolate Asia chromosome 10, Asia_NLE_v1, whole genome shotgun sequence includes:
- the LOC115830428 gene encoding golgin subfamily A member 2-like, with the protein MGQPPAALTPRVFLQVELKSQEAQSLQQQQNQYLGHLQQYVATYQQLTSEKERLHNQLLPQTQLVDWLQQQEAQSKAVAKMGCQELRETQERLEAISQQNQQPQAQLSLMALPAEGDGLDSEEEEEVPQPMPSIPKDLESQKAMVAFFNSAVASAEEEQAWLCGQLKECTASAWLICWPRPRRNLRQQPQPQELGAIPCVGRPTRPCRGP; encoded by the exons ATGGGCCAGCCACCAGCTGCCCTCACACCCAGGGTCTTTCTGCAGGTGGAGCTGAAGAGCCAGGAGGCTCAAagtctgcagcagcagcagaaccAGTACCTGGGTCACCTGCAGCAGTATGTGGCCACCTATCAGCAGTTGACCTCTGAGAAGGAGAGGCTGCACAACCAGTTACTGCCGCAGACCCAGCTTGTGGACTGGCTGCAGCAGCAGGAAGCTCAAAGCAAAGCAGTGGCCAAGATGGGCTGCCAAGAGTTGCGGGAGACCCAG GAGCGCCTGGAAGCTATCAGCCAGCAGAACCAGCAGCCTCAGGCCCAGTTGAGCCTCATGGCTCTCCCTGCGGAAG GAGATGGACTGgacagtgaggaggaggaggaggtaccTCAGCCCATGCCAAGCATCCCGAAGGATCTAGAGAGCCAGAAGGCCATG GTGGCATTTTTCAACTCAGCTGTAGCTAGTGCCGAGGAGGAGCAGGCATGGCTATGTGGGCAGCTGAAGGAGTGCACTGCCAGCGCCTGGCtcatctgctggcctcggcccaGAAGGAACCTgaggcagcagccccagccccaagAACTGGGAGCGATTCCATGTGTGGGGAGACCCACCAGGCCCTGCAGGGGGCCATAG